The Oreochromis aureus strain Israel breed Guangdong linkage group 7, ZZ_aureus, whole genome shotgun sequence region CAAGAGGAGCATCACAAGTCAGACGGATGCAGGTTACTGCATGATGCATAATAACATCATAGTGAGGTTCactgatgtgtgtttttttatatcATTAAAACTGTATCCTCCTTTTTGCTGGTCAGGTATAGTCACTGTATATTATCTAGATAGATGCCCCGTCTTGCTCCCCTCCCTTAAATATGCATGCATAATCAATTAAATCAGGTGACAAAATGCAAATACTCTTTAAACTGGTGACACACATCTTCCATTCACACATTGAAGTGTTTTCTCTACTTACATCTCGGAACTCGACCAGCCCCAGCTCTCCGAGCTCACTAATGCAGTCATATTCAGAGCCGGACTGCAGAAACAATTGCGCCAAGCACATCTCCTCACTCCTGAACACCATCTTTATCTGCCACACAGACAGATCCTCCTGCCTCGTAATCTCTCCCCCCTACCCCCCACGGTAGCCTACTGAACGCGGACGACGAGCCGTTGACTACAAGCGAAAACACGACATCGCAACAAATCAGCGAAATGAGCCCCCTCAGCCAATTAACTCGCCCCCGGGATTAATTAATGCATCCATATTAATAACGACGATTTTCACAAGAGGGGGGCTGGGACTGTCCTCATACTGCGCCGGTTTGTTTTTCAGCGGGAGGGTCGCCGGGTATCTACTGAATAAAGagcagcaaaacaaaggaagaaaGCTCCCCGATGCACATTTTACGCGGAGCGATCGCGGAGAAAGGCGTCATCCTGAGGAATCTTTACCTCTGACACCTGTCATCATCAcagcgcaaaaaaaaaaaaaaaagaaagacaaagaaaaacccGAAAAACGACACAACACAGATGGAAACGAGCAACAGGCAAGCTAGAGGATAAATTATCAACACGTCACGCAGACAAACGGGGCTAAAGGCGGCCTCGCCGGTTAAAAATAAGCCACAGTCAGAAATAGGCTACGGCCTTTATTCGCGCTACGTCGCCCGGCAATTGACACAGATTGCGTCCCCCGGGTTGCCAGGTACGGTCCCTTCCTCTGAAATAATCCGTcgttctcagtttattttttaaaaaaaaagctaccTCAGAGCTCAGTAGCGCCCAGGTGACCTCACTACATACCCACTGCATCAGTTTACCAGGCACAGGtatgatttccaaaaaaaagagtaaaataatatcaaaaataCATAATCATGAAAATaagctttaaattaaaaaaagtctcctcctctcctcttttgctttaaaccaggaaGAAGTGACACACCATACACTTagcagaagaaaaatgaaaaaataattactATATATAATATTCATTGATCGTTTTGAATATATGTAATGTCCTGATGTATTAAAACAAATCAAGCAAATTAATTAAGCTAATTGTTTGCTGTATAGTGACTGTAATCTAACTGTGGGGAAATCATGCTCTGTATCTGATTTGTATGAATGTGAAATATGAGTGAATATTACTCGATTATTTCATTTGTGGTTGTTGTAAGCGCAGGCATCACAATTAATGATAAAATATACTTtatgtatatattatttttaaaaagctacagTATAAATTCAGGATATAAACAAACCCCTTCATTCTTTTGTCTCTTGAATggcaactgttttttttaaggggGTTAGCTCACAAACCTGGCAACCAGTGCATCTTCTTATTCGGTTCCATCGCTGAAAACCGACCGACCATATGCTTTTCTTTGTATGTGAAAGTCTTTATTTGGGCTGTTTTCGGGCGGTGATTTGAACGTTTTTAAAATAGAGTTTTAGTTCTGATAACTTTTTCCAGCGGATTTGAATGCAGCCAATCATCTGCTGCAGCACATAATCGATGAGACACGCACAACATGACTCAACACTAATGTCACCTGAGTGATGTTTtataagaagaaagaaatcaTGGAGTTTTCATCTTACAAGCAGAGACTCACATATCAGTTACATTtacatgtctttgtttttgcacattcTCATATGACCAGTTTATAAACCAGAGGTCAGAGCTTCATCCATTAGGACTTTCAGGATCGCACTCAGAATCTGAATATTACAACAACTAAAATCTCTTTGAgcaacttatttttttcctcgtAGATGGCGAGACAAGCCGCTTCCAGTATTTTGACAGATAGCTGTCAGATAGTAAGAAGAAAGGTggttttggctgctcccttatttcccAAAGGGTCACCATAGCGGATGGATCCGGGCGCTGAGCTTGTAACTGGGAGCAGCTAGCAAGGTTgtatttgtgtctcctcctctTAGTGACAAACCAGGGATGTTCACAAATAACCGCTAGACCTAAAATACAGATATAATACTATACAAACGCTGTCATCACACAGTTCATCCGGTTGAGCGGAGCCACTGCTTACAAAACAGAGAACGTGGCGGTGTCGTAACAAGGTGTGGACTGTTTTGTAAAGTAGATTATGTCGGCTGACCCtctgcagctataacagcttcagctgtcttgggaaggctttccacgaGGTTTAGGAGCATGTGTATAGGAActtttgaccattcttccagaagcgTATTTGAGATCCTCTTtatggaaaagaaaagacaagctGCTTGGCTCTGATGACCCATATGACATGTTCTCATCAGTGGGGGAGGCAGAAAGACAATAAATAAGATCCAGGAAAACTTGCTAAACATTATGTGGCCGAGAGTGTCCATGTGTGTCTATTAAGGCACTCTATCGTACAGTAAAACAATATATTAAGTTTATTCTTTGATCAAATgggcagaaaaacaaaccaaccaacATGTCATGACTGTGCATCAGCACATATAACGTTCATGGTGTGATTTTCAAGTCTTCAAACTCTGAGCCAGTCTGTTGAGCTCCTGTGACAGAGCGGTGACTGTATCCAGGATCTTCTGTTTGTCCTTCTCCTCCAATCGAGCTTCACATCGCTGAGCGAATTTATCGGGGTGCCACAGCGCTTGCTGCTTTCGAAGCGCTTTACGAAACGTCGGTACGTCCTTTCGGTCCACACCATGCAGCATGACCTCGATCATCTCCTGGACCGTGCCTCTCGGAGCCGGCCAGGGGATGTCATCGAAGCTCAGCTTTGTGCTGCCTGCCGAGGTGCCACCCTGAAAGGTCGCCGCGCACCTTTCATCATACTGCCGCTTCTTGCCACGCCGAGTCTCCTCCTCTTTGCGAGCTGCACGAGCCAGATATTCCTCGTGCTCCTTCTGCAGCCTTTTGTGCAGCTCCCTGCTGCTtcgctcttcttcctctttctctcgtTTACTCTTGCTTCTTTTCCACCCAGAAGATGAGGCTGCGAGTCTCTGGGCCTGGGCGTGTTTTttatcatagtattccttccgGATGCGATCAGCCCAGTCCCCAAAGTCTTCCTCGTCATCATCAACGGGAAGAAAGTCATCAGCTGTGAAACAAATACAGCAGCGTTATCATCAAGCAGAGAGAGAGTCAAACTCAGATTCATCGGTGACGTTTAGGATTTACCATCATATACTCCAAAGGTTTCATAGAATTCATCCTCGCATTCGTCAAACAGCTTCTCCAGGAATTCCTTTTCAGGGTCTGCTTCACGTGGATGGCTCATGTTTTCTGCAGCCTGCGATAAATGTCAGGGAAACATGTAAATATTACTGAAGACGCATGGAAATCAATCTGAGATGGATAATCCAACACATCAGAGCTGAGCTCAGTTTATTACAACCAAATTCATCGGTAATGAGGTCTGGCTGTGCTGAGTAAGAAACCCTCACACACTCACCCTGCATTTCCTCAAATCTAATCTTAGGTAATGTTATGAACCACGTAGCTTTGAGCTATTTATAATCCCGTGACTCACAAACAAATTCCATGACAACacctcctctgtggtcttcctcttttcctcctgcatgGCAGCTCCATACTAAACATCTTTAGTCCAATATATCTACTCTCTCTCCTCTgaacatgtccaaaccatctcagccatgcttctctaactttgtctccaaataGCTCAAACTGAGCTGTCCCTATGACGTACTGTTTCCTGTCGATACTGGGTACTCTCAGTAAAAGCCTTCACATCCTCTACTCTGTCAGGCTTTGGATGTTTGACCACAGGTATTTAAACTTATTCACCTTCACCACCTGTCCTCCTTGCATCTTCATATGCTACATATCTTAGCTGTCCCACCTCTATGTCCCATGTTTAGTTTGATGGGATTTGTTTATTCCGGTTTCAGTTAATAGTTTCAGCTCACTTTTACCTCTGGATGTTTCATCCAGTTCAGCAGGTCTTGCGGTGTGACTCCGGCTCTGTTTTGGACGTTTAGGGCTTCAGGGCAGTGTTTTCTCAGAGGCACCACCAGGTCATCTAACGCTGAAAGAGCCCCCCCAAATACACAAAGTTAACAATTAGCGGCGGACAAAGCTATTTATTCaattattaattttaatctccagGTCATCCTCACCCGTTTTTCCGTGTTTAAGAGCCCTGTTGGCCGCGACGTGTAGCGCCGTGTCCCCTTTGTGGTCCCTCTGGAGAACATCGGCTCCGTGTTTCAGCAGCAGCCGCAGAACAGCGTCGTCCCCCAGGCAGCAGGCCAGGTGCAGCGGGCTCCTCTGTCTCTTACCCTGGGAAAAGTTCACATCCAGATCCGTGTGTTTCCGTAGGTATGATTTCAGTTTCATCAAACTGCCGTCGTTCACGTACTTCCACACCCGCGTCTGTTTGCGGGACACCATTactacacacaaacaaatgcgAGGCTAATTTGGATTAGCTTTTGCTAACAGGATTCGGTCCGTCTTTTTAATAGGTCCGGAGTTAGCAAGAGCAAGGAAACAGGTTCCGGGGACCGATAATGTCCTGTGTtaccacaagatggcagcatTAACTACGAAAGTGAAAAATTACGTTTTGCATTGCTGCTGAGAAGGTCAGGTCCTACAACATGTTTGTCTTGGATTAAGATAACGTAGTATAGCatgcagataaaaataaataataaaactaaataaactaAGCAGGTTACAGGTCTGCCCCTCATCATGTGAAGACAGatatattgtattgtatttcaGTGCAATGTTTCCAGCTTCTTCACAAGGCAAATAATGAGCATTGTCATGCACTCCACTGTTCCCTGATAAAAGCTTTGCCACATGACTTTGGACATTGTTTTGAAGTTTGATTTTATGTCCATAACTGTGACTAAACCTTGAGCAGAGAAACAACTGCTCCAGCTGCCTGAAAGCTGCCCGACTGCATCTCGCTGTAGAGCAGGGCCTGAAGCATGAATGAAGATTCTTTATTCAGAAGCACCACTTCAGTTtgtcagctgcagacaggatcACAGGGAATTCATTTTACTGAGAgactacactgtaaaaagaaatcacTCACAGTTTGGCTGATGTCAGTAATCTTTTCCAGTTTGCTTTAAGTGCACAGATTTCAAATTGAGTTTAGCTAAGCAGAAGAAATTTTCCTCAAAATGTACAGTTGTAAGTTTGCACAACTCATTAAATGAAGTTCATAAGAAACAAAACTGCCAACCTATAACACTAACATTCCTGCCTTTTccaaaaatgaaagaattatAAGTCACTAATAGCAGCCTCACAGGCTAACTTCATATCTGCTCTTGCATAAAATGACCTCACAGGCACCAAACTGAAGAAccaatgcaaaaagaaaacaaatatatgTGGAACAATCATCTTTATTACCCTTATTTCATTCAGTGTAACATCTTAAGTTGTTTTATCAAATGTTAGTTGTAAGCTTTCCAGAAGAAAGCATCTGCAATTGGCAAACAATGGGAAATGCCTGTGGGCACTTATTTTTGTAGTTATTTTGATGTTATACACCCCACCAACCAACCGGGAAATTATACTTTTGAATTCTGCAGCAGATTTAAACTCAGGGCcatattttcattttcctcTCTCATAACATCTCTGATTCAGGTTATCTCAGCCAAATTTATGAAGACACAAATCAAAGATGACTTTTTGCTAATGAAGCAAACTCAGCGGAGCTGCCATCACACCAACTATTTGAATTAAAACAGAAGTAGCAGCAGATCAATTAAACACTAAGAACATCAGGGGTTGATGCAATTTGATGCTTGTCCACAGATTAGATGCAGAGGCCCTTTTTGCTCGTATCAATCGCTTATCACAGAATCACAGCTCGGCTCATAGAGTGTGATGAAATGAGGGAGACTTGTAACACAGGAAGTgatcatttatttacaaaacataattaaatgaagagaacatgtttgtcagtaggtcaTTAGAGTAAAGCACGCATGGAAGTGTGGGAGTGTGCAGAGAGCAAAGGAAATCCGAGAAATCACGTTGTAGCCAAGCTGGTCCGAGCCAAAATGCTGGTGTCGGCTCCTCAGCGAGCCCCTGCAGAACAACAACCCAGTGCCTAAGGGGTCATCACAACTTTATACAAATTTGAATTTAGTTGCGACAATCCTGCAGTTGTAAGCAACATGGGAAAGATTCTTTATTTAACATCTCCACTTTGAAACGTATTACTGTAAAACTGCTGCATGACCTAGTTAAATCAGAAGTCCctttttaaagacaaaacagaggcttctggcacaacttcacctactaTCCAAACTGCATGGAGACGAACAAGGTCTGAAGAGGTCGAAGCTCCAATAACACATGTAGTATAAAGAGTACTGTTCTTTATACTACAAGTGTCGTTGgagctttgacctttgacctcagatgtttaagccttgttgtgcaaaatGATGCGTGTGCAGAATATGACCCAGCAATTCATTTGAAAAGAGAAAGTTTCACTGTGCTCACCTTACATTTAAGTTCAACAACTGGATAGGAAAGAAGGTGGTCCAATGTAAAAGTGCTGTGTGGAAACTTCTTTAAaacgaccgtggctcagggggttgggaagggcacctgtaaccggaaggtcgccggttcgatccccggcctctctgtcctggtcgttgtgtccttgggcaagacactttaccctaccgcctactggtgttggccagaggggccgatggcgcgatatggcagcctcgattctgtcagtctgccccagggcagctgtggctacaaccgtagcttgcctccaccagtgtgtgaatgtgagcgtgaatgaataatgtcattgtaaagcgctttgggtcccttgaaaagcgctatataaatccaatgcattattattacataaaaatcacactgtTCATTCAATATTACTCAAAGTAGAGTATTTATTTTAGCCTTAAGACATGTCTGCACCCCAGAATCAGCACTTAACTTATTTTAAGCCTTACCTTAACCTTAAACAATGTCTTTACCCTAAAATCTAATGATTTACAATAATCGACTGGCTTTTTTTGTCTCCAAAAGGAAGCAGGGTCGCGTCAGTGTGACTGCATAAACAAAAACCTGTTTGTATAAACAGATTTATGTCCACACGACATGTAAAATGAGTCAGAACACACAGAAGCACAAACATACTGTGTGTGGCAGTGGATTGTTGGGAAAGAGTCCCTCCAGTGTGTGGCTGCAACAACATGCGACAGCTGGAAACTCTGATTTTGTTTTCGCTCTACGGATGAATTTGTTGGGAGTATTAAAGGTTTGTGATCTTCCCCTCACCTCACCGATGAAATGAATTAAAGCTGCAGCACATAGCCTCTCTGGATGTTGCTCTGATGTAAGTTCTTTTTCGATTTGATGCTCATCAACCGTTACCTGTAGCGCTTGTAATGCTCAAGTCAGTGCAGCTGAGCCTCTGAACTGGCTCAGTGCTGCACTGCGGGCGACAGTGCCTCCATTTAGGCTCGAGAGAGGGAAGGATGCACAATGGAGAGGATAGAGGAGAGAATGAAGGGACACTTTGTGCTCGGTGAAGAGGACGATCTCCTCTAAGACTCACTAACCCAAGATCCGGAGTCTCCCAAAGCTTGGGCACTTCCGCTCTTTCGGAAAAGACGTGTCTCCACTAGCGATAGCTGTCTTGTGTGAATGCTTTTGAAATGGCATCtcaggagagacagagaagaggGACACATCCGATTTGCCACTTTAAGTCTTACATCTGCAGCTTACTCTATTGTAAACTCTGTTGTCTTCAATGCAGTACTGCTTCATTGTCATACATGCTCTTAGAGAAAGTAACTTTTCACATCATGTGTCTGCTTCCTTAAAAATAAACTGCAGGAGAGTATGTAAAGCAGACAGGCCTCAGGTGGAGCTTGCAGGTCTTGCACAGGGCACTGAATGCAGAGAGATGCTTTTGAATGACAGGATATCCCAGTGCAGGAACTCCTACCTTGCCTACCCTCCTTTTAGTCTTCCTGCTCGGGCTGCTGACTCCTATCCTGTCCATGGGGTCTGTTAATCTCTCGGGACAGTACAGGGAGGAGATCTGGAATACCGGGTGGCAGGAAGCTGAGGGTCTTCCAAGACTCTCCAGGGGTCAGCATCTCATCCTACCACACTATTGCAAGACCAGGCTCAAGGTCTGGTTTACTGGCGGGGCCGCTAAGTTGCTATTGTTAGGCTCAAGGAGAAATGTGTGCACACTTCCTTTGACTATTTTCTGCTTGACCTGAATTATTGGGTTCTGATTTATGACACTTGGACACGTGTTTGTAGCACACAGAGTGCCTGATTTTTAAAGCAACACAATAGCTGTTTGTCACCCATTTATATGACATTGAATCAGTTGAAAATCTTCTTACTTTGCCATTAAGGAAGCAATTTGAATTTACTTGATAAAGAGTTGACCCAGTCTGCTGATGGACTGGGGTTGCATATTTCCACAGGGttgtgttttctctgcatttaaaGGTCACCTCTAAGGTCAATGATGgtaggaaagaaagaaaggaagaaataaaaaactgtGTAGTGAATATTTGAACTATcgtgaaaaaaaaggtttataataattataaactGTACACGTGGACACTATATAAGATACACCTTGCTAATAACAGTTTGGAGCCCTTTTTAGTAacaaaactgctttaattcttcatggcacagattcgaCAAGGTGATGGAAACATACCCTGATAGATTTTGGTCCACACTGACGTGACAGGATCACACAGTTCCTGCAAATTTGtctgctgcacatccatgatgggaATCTCCAGTTCAATATCATTCCAGAGGTTCTCatttggattgagatctggtgactgtggaggacaTGTGAGTAGAGTAaaatcattgtcatgttcaagaagccAATTTGAGATTATTTGATCTTTGTAACATGGAATGTTATCCAGCTGGAAGCAGACATTCCAAGATGGGTACAAGGCgcgatggatccatgctttcatttcatttatgcaaaaTTTTATCATTCGAATATCGTAGCACAAATTGAGGTTCATGAGGCCAGACAACACTTTTCTAACCTTTTGTTGTCCACTATTGGtgacacactgaaaactgtaacctcactttcctgttcttaggTGACAGCAGtgacacctggtgtggtcttgtGCTTCATAGTTTGAGATGTTGTGTGTTCagaaatgctcttctgcatactttggttaTAATATgctgttatttgagttactgttgacTTCCTATCAGCAGTGTAGCTTTCTTCTAATGTCTGACCTCACCCAGTTATTTTCAACCAGAGAACTACTGCTTACTGgataatttctctttttttggaccATTTTCAGTAAACCCTAGAAATAGCTGTGTGGGAAattcccagtagatcagcagtttcttaaAAACTCGGACCAACATATCTGACACCAAGAACTATGCctcattcaaagtcacttaaatcctCTTTCTTCCACATTTTGATACTTGGTTGTCTTGACCAAGTACCAAAAGCACCGCCTGTCTTCTGTTCCTAACCTCATTTCCTT contains the following coding sequences:
- the nfkbil1 gene encoding NF-kappa-B inhibitor-like protein 1, with product MVSRKQTRVWKYVNDGSLMKLKSYLRKHTDLDVNFSQGKRQRSPLHLACCLGDDAVLRLLLKHGADVLQRDHKGDTALHVAANRALKHGKTALDDLVVPLRKHCPEALNVQNRAGVTPQDLLNWMKHPEAAENMSHPREADPEKEFLEKLFDECEDEFYETFGVYDADDFLPVDDDEEDFGDWADRIRKEYYDKKHAQAQRLAASSSGWKRSKSKREKEEEERSSRELHKRLQKEHEEYLARAARKEEETRRGKKRQYDERCAATFQGGTSAGSTKLSFDDIPWPAPRGTVQEMIEVMLHGVDRKDVPTFRKALRKQQALWHPDKFAQRCEARLEEKDKQKILDTVTALSQELNRLAQSLKT